Proteins encoded in a region of the Paenibacillus pedocola genome:
- a CDS encoding aldo/keto reductase has translation MQYTKLGKSGLKVSRLCLGTMNFGPITDEKEAFRIMDAALDAGINFFDTANIYGWGENSGLTETIIGRWFKLGGGRREKVVLATKVYGAMSDKLDGPNDESGLSSYIIRRHLEGSLQRLQTDHIELYQMHHVDRTVSWDELWGAFELAVNQGKIGYVGSSNFAGWDIALAQQEAKARGFLGLVSEQHKYSLTCRLPELEVLPASQNLGLGIIPWSPLDGGLLGRNALKKIEGSRSGGNPERVEQYKQQLEQFADLSRDLGEPQDNIALAWLLANPAVTAPIIGPRTLEQLESALRCLEVVLDESVLKRLDEIFPGPGGAAPNAYAW, from the coding sequence GTGCAGTATACGAAGCTGGGTAAGTCAGGACTTAAGGTTAGCCGCCTCTGTCTGGGCACAATGAATTTCGGCCCGATTACGGATGAAAAGGAAGCTTTCCGTATTATGGACGCCGCGCTGGATGCCGGGATCAATTTTTTTGATACCGCTAACATTTACGGATGGGGCGAAAACTCCGGGCTCACAGAAACGATTATCGGCCGCTGGTTCAAGCTTGGCGGGGGACGGCGGGAAAAGGTCGTGCTGGCCACAAAAGTCTATGGTGCCATGAGTGATAAGCTTGACGGGCCCAATGATGAGAGCGGTCTCTCCTCCTACATTATCCGCCGCCATCTGGAAGGATCCCTGCAACGTCTGCAGACCGATCACATTGAACTGTACCAGATGCACCATGTGGACCGTACAGTGTCCTGGGATGAGCTGTGGGGTGCTTTTGAGCTTGCCGTAAACCAGGGTAAGATCGGATATGTCGGTTCCAGCAATTTTGCCGGATGGGATATTGCGCTCGCCCAGCAGGAGGCAAAAGCACGCGGGTTCCTGGGGCTGGTATCGGAGCAGCATAAGTACAGCCTGACCTGCCGTCTGCCTGAATTAGAAGTGCTGCCTGCGTCGCAGAACCTCGGTCTTGGCATTATTCCCTGGAGCCCGCTTGACGGTGGACTGCTCGGCCGTAATGCACTTAAGAAAATTGAGGGCAGCCGCAGCGGAGGTAATCCGGAACGTGTAGAACAATATAAACAACAGCTGGAACAATTTGCCGATTTAAGCCGCGACCTCGGCGAACCGCAGGATAACATCGCTCTTGCCTGGCTGCTCGCTAATCCGGCGGTAACGGCGCCGATTATCGGACCGCGCACACTGGAGCAGCTGGAAAGCGCACTGCGCTGTCTAGAGGTTGTACTGGATGAAAGCGTACTGAAACGTCTGGATGAAATCTTCCCGGGTCCGGGCGGTGCCGCTCCGAATGCTTATGCCTGGTAA
- a CDS encoding ATP-binding protein, whose product MISQYQESLLLPARMFQSVSMNTTYEDVLEHIESGIMLFDEEGVLVFVNKQMYAFLELARHSLLGCTMTHLLANIQLSRLKRKQVLRAYREMVRKNKPTYEFIDEYGRYWRATLRSGEQMKGSYLFILKEISDYKLIEQTAYQNDSLAMLGKLSASIAHEIRNPLTAIRGFIQLLHPHLHQLGKEEYAKIILAEIDRANDIIHEFLTSSKPSVPQVSMIPVSALLKEVVLLTESEALMKGCQINLHPLQGDMIISGDAKQMKQVVLNMIRNAMEAITERADDYIGKIEVGARREGAEVRIFISDNGKGMDLCTLDRLFNPFFTTKENGTGLGLSVSDRIIKNHGGCISVSSRVNEGTRFVISLPLIQ is encoded by the coding sequence GTGATAAGCCAATATCAGGAAAGCTTGCTTTTGCCGGCAAGAATGTTTCAATCCGTATCAATGAACACCACATATGAGGATGTGCTAGAGCACATTGAGAGCGGAATTATGCTTTTTGATGAAGAAGGGGTTCTGGTTTTTGTAAACAAGCAGATGTATGCTTTCCTTGAATTAGCTCGTCATTCACTCCTAGGCTGCACTATGACTCATCTGCTGGCGAATATTCAGTTAAGCCGTTTAAAAAGAAAGCAGGTGCTGCGAGCTTACCGGGAAATGGTGAGAAAAAACAAACCTACTTATGAATTCATAGATGAATATGGCCGTTATTGGCGGGCGACCCTGCGCTCAGGCGAGCAAATGAAGGGAAGCTATTTGTTTATCCTTAAAGAGATTTCCGATTATAAGCTGATTGAGCAGACCGCTTATCAGAACGATAGCCTGGCCATGCTGGGCAAATTATCCGCTTCAATCGCCCATGAGATTCGTAATCCTCTGACAGCGATTCGCGGATTTATCCAATTACTGCATCCGCATCTGCATCAGCTGGGTAAAGAGGAATACGCCAAGATCATTCTGGCCGAGATTGACCGCGCTAATGACATTATTCACGAATTTCTGACGTCATCTAAACCTTCTGTTCCCCAAGTCAGCATGATTCCTGTGTCGGCATTACTGAAAGAGGTTGTATTGCTTACGGAGAGTGAAGCCTTAATGAAGGGCTGCCAAATTAATCTCCATCCGCTTCAAGGCGATATGATCATTTCCGGTGATGCCAAGCAAATGAAACAGGTAGTGCTGAATATGATAAGAAATGCAATGGAAGCGATTACAGAGCGCGCGGATGATTATATAGGCAAGATTGAGGTTGGGGCCCGCAGAGAAGGTGCAGAGGTCCGAATCTTTATCTCTGATAACGGAAAAGGGATGGATCTCTGCACACTCGACAGATTGTTTAATCCATTCTTTACAACGAAGGAAAACGGGACGGGGCTCGGGCTGTCCGTTAGTGACCGGATTATCAAGAATCATGGGGGCTGCATTTCTGTCAGCAGCAGAGTTAACGAAGGGACCCGTTTTGTCATATCCCTGCCGCTAATTCAATAG
- a CDS encoding leucyl aminopeptidase, translated as MIIEWNGGGSSAAITGDALCVIVSEAELERGSLPAAWKSRIEPLAQAGLFAGKLNQTYLLTAGDLPNHPIVILAGSGKGIPDAEEIRVLAAQVSRAAIRHKVSVLIIQIPELLLSQEAVIVAQMLTEGLVLGGYRRKHYKQEQPPYRGLTSVVFRTEQQMGAAVDDSWNQGIQRGLAFAEATNLARDLTNLPGNLLTPSTLAAAAIEVAERHGLPAEVLDEREIEQKGMGGLLAVGKGSVHPPRMIAIRYQGTGDWENVIGIVGKGITFDTGGISLKRAPGMEDMISDMGGAAAVLGVIDALGRLRPRINVVMVIPAAENMPSAAAFKPGDVITSLSGRTIEVLNTDAEGRIVLGDALTYAMEWGAERIIDVATLTGAVLSILGDIATGAVTNDEAFLQELLAASRLSGEKIWPLPVYPEFREMLRSEVADIRNAAGRFGGATTAGLFIGEFAEGRPWIHLDIAGTAFLSKERGVNPKGATGVMVRTLLEYLLNLTNGTGSEQAVASAES; from the coding sequence ATGATCATTGAATGGAACGGCGGCGGTTCATCTGCTGCCATAACTGGTGATGCCTTATGTGTTATTGTATCCGAAGCCGAGCTGGAGCGGGGCAGTCTTCCGGCAGCATGGAAGTCGAGAATAGAGCCGCTGGCCCAAGCCGGACTTTTTGCAGGGAAGCTAAATCAGACTTATCTATTGACAGCCGGAGATTTGCCTAATCACCCTATTGTCATTTTGGCGGGGAGCGGGAAGGGAATACCGGATGCAGAAGAAATAAGGGTACTGGCTGCCCAGGTTTCCCGCGCTGCAATTCGCCACAAAGTCTCGGTGCTTATCATTCAAATACCAGAGCTGCTCCTGTCTCAGGAGGCTGTAATAGTGGCACAGATGCTTACCGAAGGCCTAGTACTTGGGGGCTACCGCAGGAAGCATTACAAGCAGGAACAGCCTCCTTATAGAGGACTAACCTCTGTAGTGTTTCGTACGGAGCAGCAGATGGGGGCAGCAGTCGACGATAGCTGGAATCAGGGGATACAACGGGGATTGGCCTTTGCTGAAGCGACGAATCTGGCGCGTGATTTAACGAACCTTCCCGGCAATTTGCTGACACCATCCACTCTAGCGGCAGCAGCCATTGAAGTGGCTGAGCGTCACGGCCTTCCGGCTGAAGTGCTGGATGAACGTGAAATTGAACAAAAGGGCATGGGCGGTCTGCTTGCTGTCGGGAAGGGCAGTGTGCATCCGCCGCGGATGATAGCTATTCGTTACCAGGGAACCGGTGACTGGGAGAATGTAATAGGGATAGTCGGCAAAGGAATTACCTTTGACACAGGCGGAATTTCACTGAAAAGAGCACCAGGGATGGAGGATATGATCAGTGACATGGGCGGGGCGGCAGCTGTACTTGGAGTCATTGATGCACTGGGCAGATTGCGGCCGCGGATCAATGTAGTTATGGTCATCCCTGCTGCAGAAAATATGCCCTCAGCTGCTGCCTTTAAGCCAGGGGATGTAATAACCTCTCTTAGCGGAAGAACGATTGAGGTGCTTAATACCGATGCTGAGGGCAGGATAGTACTTGGAGATGCATTGACCTATGCCATGGAATGGGGGGCAGAACGCATCATTGATGTAGCCACGCTTACAGGTGCGGTGCTGTCGATTCTGGGGGATATTGCTACCGGTGCTGTCACTAATGACGAGGCATTTTTACAGGAGTTGCTGGCTGCTTCCAGATTATCAGGGGAGAAAATCTGGCCGCTGCCGGTGTATCCTGAGTTTCGCGAGATGCTGAGAAGTGAAGTGGCGGATATCCGCAACGCAGCCGGAAGATTTGGAGGTGCCACAACGGCGGGCTTATTTATCGGTGAGTTTGCTGAAGGGCGGCCTTGGATTCACCTGGATATCGCCGGAACGGCCTTCCTGTCCAAAGAGCGGGGCGTGAACCCTAAAGGGGCAACAGGAGTTATGGTGCGCACGCTGCTGGAATATTTACTGAATCTTACCAATGGGACAGGTTCAGAACAGGCTGTTGCTTCAGCCGAAAGTTAG
- a CDS encoding peroxiredoxin, with product MAERLVGKQAPDFTMETVTGDGKDFGKVSLSDYRGKWLVFFFYPLDFTFVCPTEITALSDAAADFAALDTEILGVSIDSIHSHKAWITTPKDLNGLGPVNFPLASDITKKVASDYGVLIEEEGVALRGLFIIDPDGELKYEVVNHNDVGRSVEETLRVLQALQSGGLCAMNWKPGDKNL from the coding sequence ATGGCAGAACGTTTGGTAGGTAAACAGGCTCCGGACTTCACAATGGAAACAGTTACGGGCGACGGTAAAGATTTTGGTAAGGTAAGCTTGTCCGACTATCGCGGCAAATGGCTTGTATTCTTCTTTTATCCGCTCGACTTCACCTTTGTATGTCCTACAGAAATTACAGCACTTAGTGATGCAGCAGCTGACTTCGCGGCACTCGATACTGAGATTCTCGGCGTGAGCATTGACTCCATCCACAGCCACAAAGCATGGATCACTACACCAAAAGACTTGAATGGCCTGGGCCCAGTGAACTTCCCGCTGGCTTCGGACATCACGAAGAAGGTTGCCAGTGATTACGGCGTTCTAATCGAAGAAGAAGGTGTAGCCCTTCGCGGATTGTTCATCATCGATCCTGATGGCGAACTGAAATATGAAGTGGTTAACCATAATGATGTAGGCCGCAGCGTAGAAGAAACGCTTCGTGTGCTTCAGGCTCTGCAATCAGGCGGTCTGTGCGCTATGAACTGGAAACCGGGCGACAAGAACCTGTAA
- a CDS encoding FeoB-associated Cys-rich membrane protein — protein sequence MIVNIVIVAAVFGYSGWMIYRHVQKGKQGACAGCDKSKSCPAASLDSPFSCSSGTADNKL from the coding sequence ATGATAGTCAATATTGTGATTGTAGCTGCAGTGTTCGGTTATTCCGGCTGGATGATTTACCGGCATGTTCAAAAAGGCAAACAAGGTGCTTGCGCCGGCTGTGATAAAAGCAAAAGCTGTCCGGCTGCTTCGCTGGATTCACCATTCTCCTGCTCTTCAGGAACGGCTGACAACAAGCTGTAA
- the leuB gene encoding 3-isopropylmalate dehydrogenase, which translates to MSEVKKIAVIAGDGIGPEVVAEAEKVLKKAEELFGYTFETEHALFGGIAIDERGTPLPEDTLEICRSADAVLLGAVGGPKWDNNPKELRPETGLLGIRKALGLFSNLRPAVVFDCLKDASTLKPEVLEGTDLMVVRELTGGIYFGEKLRRQGEHGEEAVDTCVYNVTEVERIVRQAFEIAGKRRNKLASVDKANVLETSRLWREVVNRIAPEYPQVELEHVLVDNCAMQLLRRPSSFDVIVTENMFGDILSDEAAMLTGSIGMLASASLGEGSYGLYEPVHGSAPDIAGQGLANPIATILSLALMFRMTFGYEDAAAAIEAAVAEVLDAGHRTSDIAVDKSKAISTTEMGDLIVAAIRKA; encoded by the coding sequence ATGAGCGAGGTTAAAAAAATCGCCGTAATTGCCGGGGACGGAATCGGACCTGAAGTTGTGGCTGAAGCGGAAAAAGTATTGAAAAAAGCAGAGGAGCTGTTCGGCTACACCTTTGAAACCGAGCATGCGCTGTTTGGCGGTATTGCCATTGATGAGCGGGGAACTCCGCTGCCGGAAGATACGCTGGAAATTTGCCGCAGTGCGGATGCTGTACTGCTGGGAGCAGTCGGCGGTCCGAAATGGGACAACAACCCGAAGGAGCTGCGTCCGGAAACCGGCCTTCTGGGTATCCGCAAAGCGCTGGGCCTGTTCTCCAATCTGCGTCCGGCAGTAGTGTTCGATTGCCTGAAGGATGCTTCTACCTTGAAACCGGAAGTACTGGAAGGTACGGACCTGATGGTTGTTCGTGAGCTGACCGGGGGCATCTATTTCGGAGAGAAGCTTCGCCGTCAGGGCGAGCACGGTGAAGAAGCTGTTGATACCTGTGTGTACAATGTAACCGAAGTAGAGCGCATCGTGCGCCAGGCTTTTGAGATTGCCGGTAAACGCCGCAATAAGCTGGCTAGCGTAGACAAAGCGAACGTACTGGAAACTTCCCGCCTGTGGCGTGAGGTTGTTAACCGGATCGCTCCGGAATATCCGCAAGTAGAGCTGGAGCATGTGCTGGTTGATAACTGTGCGATGCAGCTGCTGCGCCGTCCGTCGAGCTTCGACGTCATTGTGACCGAGAACATGTTCGGAGACATCCTGAGCGATGAGGCAGCGATGCTGACCGGATCGATCGGCATGCTGGCTTCAGCATCGCTGGGTGAAGGCAGCTACGGCTTGTATGAGCCGGTACACGGCTCAGCGCCTGACATTGCCGGCCAGGGCCTGGCTAACCCGATTGCGACCATCCTGTCGCTGGCGCTCATGTTCCGTATGACCTTTGGCTACGAGGATGCCGCTGCAGCAATTGAAGCCGCTGTAGCCGAAGTGCTGGATGCCGGACACCGTACCAGTGACATTGCTGTAGATAAGAGTAAAGCCATCAGCACGACTGAAATGGGCGATCTGATCGTTGCTGCAATCCGTAAAGCGTAA